In the Synergistaceae bacterium genome, one interval contains:
- a CDS encoding replication-associated recombination protein A, which translates to MTPRGFAETPLAERMRPGNLDEVAGQAHLIGEGAPLRRIINSGVLPSCILYGPPGTGKTTLARLMARLTDRDILEINAVSAKVAELRDLLKESERLKAFRSGRSAVSFVDEIYHFNRTQQNVLLPSVERGDIVLVGATTENPWFEINKTLLSRMMVFELQPLQTDDLVKLLHAALHDDERGLGGLDVAFEDEALRRIALTAGGDARQALGRLEFVAMAALGLKKKVTEEFALKTLPAAAIRHDKSADDHYAVISALIKSIRGSDPDAAIYWLSRLLVAGEDLRFICRRLQISAAEDIGLADPHALVVASSAARAVDMTGMPEARIILAEAVIYLAAAPKSNSAYLAVDRAMKSITQGNLQSVPYHLRPGGEGYAYPHDSPGHWVSQQYMTELARFYYPGELGAEKDMLDRLKKYWRRFSTP; encoded by the coding sequence ATGACGCCCCGCGGGTTTGCCGAGACACCCTTGGCGGAGAGGATGCGTCCCGGGAACCTCGACGAGGTGGCGGGACAGGCGCATCTGATTGGGGAGGGCGCGCCTCTCAGGAGAATAATCAATTCCGGGGTCTTGCCAAGCTGCATCCTGTACGGGCCGCCAGGAACCGGCAAGACGACCCTGGCCCGCCTTATGGCCCGCCTGACGGACAGGGATATCCTCGAGATCAACGCAGTGTCCGCGAAGGTCGCCGAGCTTCGCGACCTGCTGAAAGAATCGGAGAGACTGAAGGCCTTCAGATCGGGCAGAAGCGCCGTCTCCTTCGTCGACGAGATCTATCACTTCAACCGGACTCAGCAGAACGTCCTGCTTCCCTCGGTCGAGAGGGGAGACATAGTGCTGGTCGGGGCGACCACCGAGAACCCCTGGTTCGAGATAAACAAGACCCTTCTCTCGCGCATGATGGTCTTCGAGCTTCAACCCCTTCAGACGGACGACCTTGTAAAACTCCTTCACGCTGCGCTCCATGACGATGAGCGAGGCCTTGGCGGCCTTGACGTTGCTTTCGAGGACGAGGCTCTGCGCAGGATCGCACTGACGGCCGGAGGCGACGCGCGCCAGGCTTTGGGACGCCTCGAGTTTGTCGCGATGGCGGCCCTCGGCCTCAAGAAAAAAGTGACGGAGGAGTTCGCCTTAAAAACCCTGCCCGCCGCGGCGATAAGGCACGACAAGTCGGCCGACGATCATTACGCGGTGATCTCCGCCCTTATTAAGAGCATAAGGGGCTCCGACCCCGACGCGGCCATCTACTGGCTTTCCAGGCTCCTCGTGGCGGGAGAGGATCTGCGGTTCATCTGCAGACGCCTTCAGATATCCGCTGCGGAGGACATAGGTCTCGCCGATCCGCACGCCCTGGTCGTAGCCTCGTCGGCGGCCCGGGCCGTAGACATGACAGGCATGCCGGAGGCCAGGATCATACTTGCCGAGGCAGTCATATACCTCGCGGCGGCGCCGAAGAGCAACAGCGCGTACCTCGCGGTGGATAGAGCGATGAAATCCATCACGCAGGGCAACCTACAGAGCGTGCCTTACCACCTGCGCCCAGGCGGCGAAGGCTATGCATACCCACACGACTCCCCGGGACACTGGGTCTCTCAGCAGTACATGACGGAACTGGCGCGTTTTTACTACCCGGGCGAGCTTGGAGCGGAAAAGGACATGCTGGACAGGCTGAAGAAGTATTGGAGGCGCTTCAGCACCCCCTAG
- a CDS encoding GntR family transcriptional regulator: MQYNEYNEKIGGRFFVDRGVLSPAMSQGLRQIVYEKLRSAIVDGSIKPGTKLSEIDLAERLEVSRTPIREAIRQLGQTGLVTLEPRKGAFVTMPSLKDASDLYDLREELEVMASVNLCKADHSEELTVGLQRFRSIFGAMTDDTITEEYVREDKAFHSLIYKSVTNKYLANTLANIADLIHLCRPFSLESSRVTNFIMGHEAIVDAVLKRDIDRAVEETRKHIALSRQSLIASLKIRAKDALREVTDL, from the coding sequence ATGCAGTATAATGAGTACAATGAAAAAATAGGGGGGCGTTTTTTTGTGGACAGAGGTGTCTTGTCCCCTGCTATGAGCCAGGGGCTCCGGCAGATTGTTTACGAGAAACTAAGGAGCGCGATCGTGGATGGCTCCATTAAACCTGGGACGAAACTTTCGGAGATTGACCTTGCTGAACGGTTGGAAGTCTCGAGGACTCCGATAAGAGAGGCGATTCGCCAATTGGGCCAGACGGGGCTCGTGACTCTGGAGCCGCGCAAGGGCGCATTCGTGACCATGCCGTCCCTCAAAGACGCCTCGGACCTGTACGATCTCAGGGAGGAGCTTGAGGTCATGGCCTCGGTGAATCTCTGCAAGGCGGACCATTCGGAAGAGCTGACCGTCGGGCTGCAGCGCTTCCGGTCCATATTCGGAGCAATGACCGACGACACGATCACCGAGGAGTACGTCCGCGAGGACAAGGCCTTTCACTCGTTGATCTACAAGTCCGTCACGAACAAGTACCTGGCAAACACCCTGGCCAATATCGCAGACCTGATTCACCTGTGCAGGCCCTTCTCGCTGGAGAGTTCACGCGTTACGAATTTCATCATGGGACACGAGGCTATCGTGGACGCTGTGCTTAAGAGAGACATCGACAGGGCCGTGGAAGAGACGAGGAAGCATATCGCGCTAAGCAGGCAGAGCCTGATCGCCTCGCTGAAGATCCGCGCAAAAGACGCCCTCAGGGAAGTTACTGACTTATGA
- a CDS encoding HAD family hydrolase has protein sequence MSSHGCTHLWRPALSSSFILDWDGVLAETKLSFAHIREKYFQGRFVPLFESIETLPAETAKALEKDIYNEEMRGAEIAEAVPGAFELVEWLQAKGIPWCVVSRNCFDSIRLAAQKAGLSLPSIVYSRDTPPVKPSPEALWRAAEDMKVHPSGCLMIGDFVYDLVGARRAGMRAVLVQRPGVEWEHWADASFDRLLDFVEVLKKEGSLQAWEYRALQGSGGDAASLEALAGCALSMPDSREDILSVCMKCAARGVLNFHLEGEGTLGAAQWFEIQGLSPEWLDMPVKEVLKHLLGLKYPLARVIDDMAGFTALRVNEAGEPEVL, from the coding sequence TTGTCTTCACACGGATGTACACACCTCTGGCGCCCCGCCCTTTCAAGCTCGTTCATCCTGGACTGGGACGGTGTCCTGGCCGAGACCAAGCTCAGCTTCGCCCATATTCGAGAGAAGTACTTCCAAGGCAGATTCGTCCCCCTGTTCGAGTCGATAGAGACTCTCCCTGCGGAGACGGCCAAGGCACTGGAAAAAGACATATACAACGAAGAAATGAGAGGCGCCGAGATCGCCGAGGCGGTTCCCGGCGCCTTCGAGCTCGTCGAATGGCTCCAGGCGAAGGGCATCCCCTGGTGCGTCGTATCAAGGAACTGCTTCGACTCCATTCGCCTGGCGGCGCAGAAAGCGGGCCTCTCCTTGCCATCGATCGTATACAGCAGGGATACGCCGCCTGTAAAACCTTCCCCGGAGGCCCTATGGCGGGCCGCGGAGGATATGAAGGTCCACCCGTCGGGTTGCCTCATGATAGGGGACTTCGTCTACGACCTGGTGGGCGCGAGGCGCGCAGGCATGAGGGCGGTCCTGGTGCAGCGCCCGGGAGTGGAATGGGAGCATTGGGCGGACGCCTCCTTCGACAGGCTGCTGGATTTCGTGGAAGTGCTGAAGAAAGAAGGTTCGCTCCAGGCCTGGGAGTACAGGGCGCTTCAAGGATCCGGTGGTGACGCCGCCTCCCTCGAAGCCTTGGCCGGATGCGCTCTTTCGATGCCCGACTCCCGCGAGGACATCCTCTCTGTGTGCATGAAGTGCGCTGCAAGAGGGGTGTTGAACTTCCACCTGGAGGGGGAGGGGACCCTGGGCGCCGCCCAGTGGTTCGAGATCCAGGGATTGTCGCCCGAGTGGCTCGATATGCCTGTGAAAGAGGTGTTGAAACACCTGCTCGGCTTGAAGTATCCTCTCGCCCGCGTTATCGATGATATGGCCGGATTCACCGCCCTGCGGGTGAACGAGGCAGGAGAACCGGAGGTACTGTGA